A genomic stretch from Natronomonas gomsonensis includes:
- a CDS encoding cupredoxin domain-containing protein, translated as MDRRSFIAAAGTAAVPLAGCLEATLSDGDYDIGMSSNAFVPERYEVSVGDTVVWGNNGSRGHTVTAYESALPEGAAFFASGGFESTDAARTAWESDGSGNIQPGDTFEHTFEVAGEHGYFCIPHERKGMVGVIVVSE; from the coding sequence ATGGACAGACGGTCGTTCATCGCGGCGGCGGGAACGGCGGCGGTTCCGCTCGCGGGCTGTCTGGAGGCGACGCTCTCCGATGGCGACTACGACATCGGCATGTCGTCGAACGCCTTCGTCCCCGAGCGCTACGAGGTATCGGTGGGAGACACCGTCGTCTGGGGCAACAACGGCTCTCGCGGCCACACCGTCACCGCCTACGAGTCGGCGCTTCCGGAGGGCGCGGCGTTCTTCGCGTCGGGTGGCTTCGAGTCGACCGACGCGGCACGTACGGCGTGGGAATCCGATGGGAGCGGCAACATCCAACCCGGCGACACCTTCGAACACACCTTCGAGGTCGCGGGCGAACACGGCTACTTCTGTATCCCCCACGAGCGGAAAGGCATGGTCGGCGTCATCGTCGTCTCAGAATAG
- a CDS encoding 30S ribosomal protein S3ae, whose protein sequence is MSERSVSKRREEKRWYTVMAPEMFDRAELGETPADDPEQVYDRTIETTLGELNNDPSENNTKLTFQISDVGSDAAYTDFIQHELTRDYLRSLTRRGTSKVDAFVTVLTTDDYRVQVQPVAYTTKSADRSQEKAIRRVMIDLVEEAGAERTFEGLVESIVEGRLSSAIYNEAKTIYPLRRVEIQKTRLEARPSEVAAEEEASVDVDEEDVAVDDEE, encoded by the coding sequence ATGAGCGAACGATCCGTATCCAAGCGTAGAGAGGAGAAGCGATGGTACACCGTGATGGCCCCCGAGATGTTCGACCGGGCCGAACTCGGTGAGACCCCCGCAGACGACCCCGAGCAGGTGTACGACCGCACCATCGAGACGACGCTCGGCGAACTGAACAACGACCCAAGCGAGAACAACACGAAACTGACGTTCCAGATTTCGGACGTGGGCAGCGACGCCGCCTACACCGACTTCATCCAGCACGAACTCACCCGGGACTACCTGCGCAGTCTCACCCGCCGCGGCACCTCGAAGGTCGACGCCTTCGTTACGGTGCTGACGACGGACGACTACCGCGTGCAGGTCCAGCCCGTCGCCTACACGACGAAGTCGGCCGACCGCAGCCAGGAGAAGGCTATCCGGCGTGTGATGATTGACCTCGTCGAGGAGGCCGGCGCGGAGCGAACCTTCGAGGGGCTCGTCGAGAGCATCGTCGAAGGCCGACTCTCCTCGGCCATCTACAACGAGGCCAAGACCATCTACCCGCTTCGACGCGTCGAAATCCAGAAGACCCGCCTCGAAGCGCGACCCTCCGAAGTCGCCGCCGAGGAGGAAGCCAGCGTCGACGTCGACGAAGAGGACGTCGCCGTCGACGACGAGGAGTAA
- a CDS encoding LLM class flavin-dependent oxidoreductase, with protein MDLSIVDLSPVPDGGMAREAYANTVEAAQQAERLGYSRFWVAEHHGMADTLAGTTPEVLLGHLAAETDSIRLGSGAVLLNHYSPFKVAEIFGALDGLAPGRIDAGLGRANGSPAVDRALGTERHARNPDEDHAEKIEAVVSHLYDDYPDDHPYGDLEIPRSGEEPPAPWVLGSSPSSAALAGELGLPYCFAAFIRPQFAVHAFEEYHEQFQPSQLGGGIDEPHGMVAVNAVCAETDEKAARLRAMAEASYKRMERGVVGTTPSVEEAIEELGGVPEPTPATLDDGEWPRAISGSPETLDGLLEQLADRVGADEMMIQHVVADHEDALRSHELLADGVGLTAR; from the coding sequence ATGGACCTCTCTATCGTCGACCTCTCTCCAGTTCCCGATGGCGGTATGGCCCGTGAGGCGTACGCGAACACCGTCGAGGCCGCCCAGCAGGCCGAGCGTCTCGGCTACTCGCGGTTCTGGGTCGCCGAACATCACGGCATGGCCGACACCCTCGCGGGGACGACACCCGAGGTGCTGCTCGGCCACCTCGCCGCCGAGACCGATTCGATTCGCCTCGGCTCCGGCGCCGTGTTGCTCAACCACTACAGTCCGTTCAAGGTCGCGGAAATCTTCGGGGCGCTGGACGGACTCGCGCCGGGACGCATCGACGCCGGACTGGGCCGTGCCAACGGGTCGCCGGCCGTCGACCGCGCGCTCGGGACCGAACGGCACGCCCGCAACCCCGACGAGGACCACGCCGAAAAAATCGAGGCCGTCGTCAGTCACCTCTACGACGACTACCCGGACGATCACCCCTACGGCGACCTAGAGATTCCCCGGTCGGGCGAAGAGCCACCCGCACCGTGGGTACTCGGGTCGAGCCCATCGAGTGCGGCGCTGGCGGGCGAACTCGGCCTCCCGTACTGCTTTGCGGCGTTCATCCGCCCGCAGTTCGCCGTCCACGCCTTCGAGGAGTATCACGAACAGTTCCAGCCCTCACAGTTGGGCGGCGGTATCGACGAGCCACACGGGATGGTCGCGGTGAACGCGGTGTGTGCCGAAACCGACGAAAAGGCGGCACGACTCCGGGCGATGGCCGAGGCGTCTTACAAGCGGATGGAGCGCGGCGTCGTCGGGACGACACCCTCCGTCGAGGAGGCCATCGAGGAACTCGGGGGCGTTCCGGAGCCGACGCCCGCCACTCTCGACGACGGGGAGTGGCCGCGGGCGATTTCCGGCAGTCCGGAGACCCTCGACGGACTGTTGGAGCAGTTGGCCGACCGCGTCGGCGCCGACGAGATGATGATTCAACACGTCGTCGCCGACCACGAGGACGCGCTTCGGTCCCACGAACTGCTGGCCGACGGCGTCGGACTTACTGCTCGGTGA
- a CDS encoding 30S ribosomal protein S15 produces MARMHSRRRGSSGSDRPAADEPPEWSDVDEDAIEERVVELAEEGHDPSQIGLKLRDEGVQGVPVPDVKLATGKKVTEILEANDVTPDFPEDLRNLMERAVRLRDHMEEHPGDAQNKRALQNTESKIRRLVDYYRGDELDESFTYEYDEAKELLE; encoded by the coding sequence ATGGCACGAATGCATTCCCGCCGTCGAGGCTCGTCCGGTTCGGACCGGCCCGCGGCAGACGAACCGCCGGAGTGGAGCGACGTAGACGAAGACGCAATCGAAGAGCGCGTCGTCGAGTTGGCCGAGGAGGGGCACGACCCCAGCCAAATCGGCCTGAAACTGCGCGACGAGGGCGTCCAGGGCGTCCCGGTGCCGGACGTGAAACTCGCGACCGGCAAGAAGGTAACCGAAATCCTCGAGGCTAACGACGTGACCCCCGACTTCCCAGAGGACCTCCGGAACCTCATGGAGCGGGCCGTCCGTCTCCGCGACCACATGGAAGAACACCCCGGCGACGCCCAGAACAAGCGGGCACTCCAGAACACGGAGTCGAAGATTCGCCGGCTCGTCGACTACTACCGCGGCGACGAACTCGACGAGTCGTTCACCTACGAGTACGACGAAGCGAAGGAACTGCTGGAGTAA
- a CDS encoding HEAT repeat domain-containing protein, with protein sequence MSNGDDENADAPEDAADEEAPADAEEPTDASEPSEETTEEPAEEAPDETEGVPATEVTVETLEETLDEVAAAVEEAETEADLDDAEAKLDGAESDLEAADFEEPEDEDEEDPTEALQSRVNDLRGDIEEARGPYAEDVEETVAAAAETVRETRWTEDGEPDVHAAVETFLADASEEVGADFNAGDDLDSQADALERAGTAIVDAGLDADDDADTIAALVEIAETLEDDLEDAEEWSDLTVVEQLTAQGFYDRMNAENRKDFPPELTAIRLAEAENDPERILLAMENLESDFMQENCIDALRRMGSEEAFEVMHERAQKRKRPEIEVLGKIGDERAVDTLVEFVDGGNPPLQKVTLRALGEIGSDEATQAVANALDDEESVVRSQAARALGLIGDTRAIDPLSDTLGDESEDDSVRASAAWALVQIGTERALEAAAEYDDDRAYTVQAEAEKARDATAA encoded by the coding sequence ATGAGCAACGGGGACGACGAGAACGCTGACGCCCCCGAGGACGCCGCCGACGAGGAGGCGCCCGCGGACGCCGAAGAACCGACGGACGCATCGGAGCCGTCCGAAGAGACTACGGAGGAACCTGCCGAGGAAGCCCCCGACGAAACCGAGGGCGTGCCGGCGACGGAGGTCACCGTCGAGACCCTCGAAGAGACACTCGACGAGGTGGCCGCCGCCGTCGAAGAAGCCGAGACGGAAGCCGACCTCGACGACGCCGAGGCGAAACTCGACGGGGCCGAATCGGACCTCGAAGCCGCTGATTTCGAGGAACCCGAGGACGAAGACGAGGAGGACCCGACCGAGGCGCTGCAGTCCCGCGTCAACGACCTCCGTGGCGACATCGAGGAAGCCCGCGGTCCCTACGCCGAGGACGTCGAGGAGACCGTCGCCGCGGCGGCGGAGACGGTCCGAGAGACGCGGTGGACCGAGGACGGGGAACCCGACGTTCATGCCGCCGTCGAGACGTTCCTCGCCGATGCAAGCGAGGAGGTCGGCGCGGACTTCAACGCTGGCGATGACCTCGACTCGCAGGCCGACGCGCTCGAACGCGCCGGCACCGCCATCGTGGACGCCGGTCTCGACGCCGACGACGACGCCGACACCATCGCGGCGCTGGTCGAAATCGCCGAAACGCTCGAAGACGACCTCGAGGATGCCGAAGAGTGGAGCGACCTGACGGTCGTCGAGCAACTGACCGCCCAGGGGTTCTACGACCGGATGAACGCCGAGAACCGCAAGGACTTCCCGCCGGAACTCACCGCGATTCGACTCGCGGAGGCCGAAAACGATCCCGAGCGCATCCTGCTCGCCATGGAGAACCTCGAATCGGACTTCATGCAGGAGAACTGTATCGACGCGCTCCGTCGGATGGGCTCGGAGGAGGCCTTCGAGGTCATGCACGAACGCGCCCAGAAGCGCAAGCGACCGGAAATCGAAGTGCTGGGCAAAATCGGCGACGAGCGTGCCGTCGACACCCTCGTCGAGTTCGTCGACGGGGGCAACCCGCCGCTGCAGAAGGTTACGCTCCGTGCGCTCGGCGAAATCGGCAGCGACGAGGCGACCCAAGCCGTCGCTAACGCTCTCGACGACGAGGAGAGCGTCGTCCGCTCACAGGCCGCCCGAGCGTTGGGTCTCATCGGCGACACCCGCGCAATCGACCCCCTCAGCGACACTCTCGGCGACGAGAGCGAGGACGATTCGGTTCGTGCCTCCGCCGCGTGGGCGCTCGTCCAAATCGGCACCGAGCGAGCGCTCGAAGCCGCCGCCGAGTACGACGACGACCGAGCCTACACCGTGCAGGCCGAAGCCGAGAAGGCCCGCGACGCGACCGCGGCCTGA
- a CDS encoding protein sorting system archaetidylserine synthase (This PssA-like phosphatidyltransferase, along with a PssD-like decarboxylase, is required in Haloarchaea for the archaeosortase ArtA to replace the PGF-CTERM sorting signal with a C-terminal lipid anchor.), with protein sequence MQPRFVGRLGLADAITVANAALGFVAAAVAMTDPALAARLVLLAAIADGLDGVIARTRGGTPVGDFLDSLADVASFGVAPAVFVYAVVTDGGTAALDTPLFVASLAVPALFVAMAVVRLGFYMLDDRHSPETEGVQTTLAATILAVSYLAGITNPTVLLAATAVFVYLMVAAITYPELYARDAIILGGLQALAVLFPTAIDRMFPRALLLFAVAYLVLAPFIYWRET encoded by the coding sequence ATGCAGCCGCGCTTCGTGGGGCGACTCGGCCTCGCCGACGCCATCACGGTCGCCAACGCGGCGCTGGGCTTCGTCGCCGCAGCCGTCGCGATGACCGACCCGGCGCTGGCCGCCCGACTCGTCTTGCTCGCGGCTATCGCGGACGGCCTCGACGGCGTCATCGCCCGCACCCGCGGCGGGACGCCGGTCGGTGACTTTCTCGATTCCCTCGCGGACGTGGCGTCGTTCGGCGTCGCCCCCGCCGTCTTCGTCTACGCCGTCGTCACCGACGGCGGGACGGCCGCCCTCGACACCCCGCTTTTCGTCGCCTCCCTCGCCGTCCCCGCCCTGTTCGTTGCGATGGCGGTCGTCCGACTCGGATTCTACATGCTCGACGACCGCCACAGCCCCGAAACCGAGGGCGTCCAGACGACGCTCGCGGCAACCATCCTCGCGGTGTCGTATCTCGCCGGCATCACGAACCCGACGGTACTCCTCGCCGCCACCGCCGTTTTCGTCTATCTGATGGTCGCCGCGATAACGTACCCCGAACTGTACGCCCGCGATGCGATAATCCTCGGTGGACTGCAGGCACTTGCAGTCCTCTTTCCGACCGCTATCGACCGGATGTTTCCCCGGGCGCTGCTGTTGTTCGCCGTTGCCTACCTCGTGTTAGCGCCGTTCATCTACTGGCGGGAGACGTGA
- a CDS encoding ribonuclease P protein component 4, translating into MSVAAERIERLHELAREAASEGNDDLAKRYVRRARRVAERNRLPLPKRFKRFTCDACDAYLIPGRNARVRTRDGHVVVTCDCGAQARYPYQ; encoded by the coding sequence GTGAGCGTCGCCGCAGAGCGAATCGAGCGGTTACACGAGTTGGCCCGCGAGGCGGCCAGCGAGGGCAACGACGACCTCGCAAAGCGGTACGTCCGCCGTGCGCGCCGGGTCGCCGAACGCAATCGCCTGCCGCTGCCGAAGCGGTTCAAGCGGTTCACCTGCGACGCCTGTGATGCGTATCTGATTCCGGGTCGAAACGCCCGGGTCCGAACGCGGGACGGCCACGTCGTGGTCACCTGTGACTGTGGGGCCCAGGCGCGGTACCCATACCAGTAG
- a CDS encoding YhbY family RNA-binding protein yields MSEKDLRQRAHDVEVTVWVGKGGLDPVVEELSDQLQERDLVKAKFLRAARGGTTTEELAEELAERVSGEVIETRGHTAVFHR; encoded by the coding sequence ATGTCGGAGAAGGACTTGCGTCAGCGTGCCCACGATGTCGAGGTGACCGTCTGGGTCGGGAAAGGTGGCCTCGACCCCGTCGTCGAGGAACTGTCGGACCAACTGCAGGAGCGCGACCTCGTGAAGGCGAAGTTCCTTCGGGCGGCACGTGGCGGCACCACGACCGAGGAACTGGCCGAGGAGCTCGCCGAGCGAGTCAGCGGGGAAGTAATCGAGACACGTGGCCATACGGCCGTGTTCCATCGATGA
- a CDS encoding phospholipase D-like domain-containing protein has protein sequence MRYRPLALAVVLVVFLCSGVAVTATTAEPTTTATAEGNATLVGAYPNPVAEDDRGEFVTVRFEHPTNTTGWALGDGTTAVQLPNRTFRGTVAFTSTPEAARNHTDTHVVELDGRLRLANGGEGLVLRAGEERVDTARYRDAPESRIRSFQTGTWRPIGATDIDPISARESEVTAFTLPDSPTQVVETLRGADDRLLLGGYTLTSERVTDLLVDAHERGVTVRVLLDGSPVGGMSERQAEQLTRLSEAGVDVRLLDGPHTRYAHHHPKYAVVDDRALVLTENFKPAGTGGMSSRGWGVVLSDAELASALADLHAADRTWRAATPWSTYRRGRDFVAADPAVGDFETRHHPKQVTVDAATLLVAPDNAASAVERRIDRAETRVLVQQVEIDSRENRLLRAAIRAADRGVRVRIQLSSGWYVEEENAALVEWLNRRADAEGWDLDARVDDPDGYRKIHTKGVIVDDTAILGSLNWGRTAMSENREVAVALDGESVADYYAGVFDDDWSESNRRKTPAGLFGVAAVAIAGALLFARRIQFRGRDGVVTDWQW, from the coding sequence GTGAGGTACCGACCGCTCGCACTCGCTGTCGTACTCGTGGTGTTTCTGTGTAGCGGTGTCGCCGTGACCGCGACGACGGCAGAACCGACGACGACCGCGACAGCCGAGGGGAACGCGACGCTCGTCGGCGCGTATCCGAACCCGGTCGCAGAGGACGACCGCGGGGAGTTCGTCACCGTCCGTTTCGAGCACCCGACGAACACCACCGGGTGGGCGCTCGGAGACGGGACGACGGCCGTCCAGTTGCCGAACCGGACGTTTCGAGGGACGGTCGCCTTCACTTCGACGCCGGAGGCGGCACGAAACCACACCGACACGCACGTCGTCGAACTCGACGGCCGGCTTCGACTCGCCAATGGCGGTGAGGGACTCGTACTTCGAGCGGGCGAGGAAAGGGTCGATACGGCCCGGTACCGCGATGCTCCGGAGTCCCGAATCCGGTCGTTTCAGACGGGCACGTGGCGACCAATCGGCGCAACCGATATCGACCCGATTTCGGCACGTGAAAGCGAAGTGACCGCCTTTACACTCCCCGATTCGCCGACGCAAGTCGTCGAGACTCTCCGTGGCGCCGACGACAGACTGCTGCTCGGCGGCTACACGCTCACCTCCGAACGAGTGACCGACCTGCTGGTGGACGCTCACGAGCGAGGCGTGACGGTCCGCGTGCTGCTCGATGGGTCGCCAGTCGGCGGGATGAGCGAACGACAGGCCGAGCAGTTGACTCGGCTATCCGAGGCGGGCGTGGACGTTCGGCTGCTCGACGGCCCACACACGCGATACGCCCATCACCACCCGAAGTACGCGGTCGTCGACGACCGAGCGCTCGTTTTGACCGAGAACTTCAAGCCCGCCGGAACCGGTGGCATGTCGAGTCGGGGGTGGGGCGTCGTACTCTCGGATGCCGAACTCGCGTCGGCGTTGGCGGACCTCCACGCCGCGGACCGAACGTGGCGTGCGGCGACACCGTGGTCGACCTACCGGCGGGGCCGTGACTTCGTCGCCGCCGATCCCGCAGTCGGCGATTTCGAGACGAGACATCACCCGAAACAAGTCACGGTCGACGCTGCGACGCTCCTCGTCGCTCCGGACAACGCCGCGAGTGCGGTCGAACGACGAATCGACCGCGCCGAAACGAGAGTGCTCGTCCAGCAGGTGGAGATAGATAGCCGCGAGAACCGACTGCTACGTGCCGCCATTCGTGCCGCCGACCGCGGCGTGCGCGTCCGCATCCAACTGTCGAGTGGCTGGTACGTCGAAGAAGAGAACGCGGCGCTCGTGGAGTGGCTGAACCGTCGTGCGGATGCCGAGGGGTGGGACTTAGACGCCCGCGTCGACGACCCGGATGGGTACAGAAAGATACACACCAAGGGTGTAATCGTCGACGATACCGCGATACTCGGAAGCCTCAACTGGGGCCGGACCGCGATGAGCGAAAATCGCGAGGTTGCCGTCGCACTGGACGGAGAATCGGTCGCCGACTACTACGCTGGCGTCTTCGACGACGACTGGTCGGAGTCGAATCGCAGAAAAACACCAGCCGGACTGTTCGGCGTGGCGGCGGTCGCTATCGCCGGCGCATTATTGTTTGCCCGCCGAATCCAGTTCCGCGGTCGGGACGGTGTCGTCACCGACTGGCAGTGGTGA
- a CDS encoding mechanosensitive ion channel family protein: MIPAQTNPVSDVLTDVFGLAPVYTNPIGYAVLGIVAFVLVYIIGRAFVLPLAGRAMDRRGLDSHAKKPLNKVLFFIIVFVALGAAFAASGRGNILTSLATVAAAATLAIGFAMQDVIANFVAGVFIFVERPFKIGDWIEFDGNSGVVEDISLRVTRLRTFDNELLTVPNSQLTDNVVKNPVDANKLRLKFVFGIGYDDDIEKATDIIMEEAEAHEGIMDDPGPSVRLTELGDSSVGLQSRIWIANPSRADFVKTRGEYVTAVKRRFDEEGIDIPYPHRTLTGGIDMAEGPVAGE, translated from the coding sequence ATGATACCGGCTCAGACCAATCCCGTAAGCGACGTTCTCACCGACGTGTTCGGACTTGCCCCGGTGTACACCAACCCTATCGGCTACGCCGTACTCGGAATCGTGGCGTTCGTCCTCGTCTACATCATCGGACGGGCGTTCGTATTGCCGCTTGCCGGCCGTGCGATGGACCGTCGCGGTCTCGACAGTCATGCGAAAAAGCCCTTGAACAAGGTTCTCTTCTTCATAATAGTCTTCGTCGCCCTCGGTGCGGCTTTCGCCGCCTCCGGCCGCGGGAACATCCTCACCTCGCTTGCGACTGTCGCCGCGGCGGCGACGCTCGCCATCGGGTTCGCGATGCAAGACGTTATCGCGAACTTCGTCGCCGGCGTGTTCATCTTCGTCGAGAGGCCGTTCAAAATCGGCGATTGGATAGAGTTCGACGGCAACTCAGGCGTCGTCGAGGACATCAGCCTTCGGGTCACGCGCCTGCGGACCTTCGACAACGAACTGCTCACCGTCCCGAACTCCCAACTCACTGACAACGTCGTCAAGAACCCCGTCGACGCGAACAAACTCCGCCTGAAGTTCGTCTTCGGCATCGGCTACGACGACGACATCGAGAAAGCCACCGACATCATCATGGAGGAAGCCGAAGCCCACGAGGGCATCATGGACGACCCAGGTCCCTCCGTCCGGCTGACCGAACTCGGTGACTCCTCGGTCGGCCTCCAGTCGCGCATCTGGATTGCCAACCCCTCCCGAGCCGACTTCGTGAAGACCCGCGGCGAGTACGTCACCGCGGTCAAGCGCCGCTTCGACGAGGAAGGCATCGACATCCCCTACCCGCACCGCACGCTCACCGGCGGTATCGACATGGCGGAAGGTCCTGTCGCCGGCGAGTAA
- a CDS encoding DHH family phosphoesterase — MTRSAAGDSGTDPADGVVYDLAADCTQEDIEEGARYLATVNGVVKYGVFVDISDHVSGLVHESNLVGDYDAGDDLVVDLVEIRENGDLGFEEVDVDIDAVDVEAVVHGDDARVEDLDEHVGDTIHLEGDVVQIKQTAGPTIFAVRDGTGVVPCAAFEEAGVRAYPDIELDDTVRITGDVETREGSVQIETDNLVRLRGAAENEVRARVDAALEERAEPADVEPLIEWPAFEKLREDLAAVARQLRLAVLDSRPIRLRHHADGDGMCASVPVQLALENFIAEVHEDGDAPQHLFKRLPSKAPYYEMEDVTRDLNFALEDEERHGQRLPLLFMVDNGSTEEDTPAYRALAQYDIPILVVDHHHPDPDAVGPLLEEHVNPYLHDEDYRITTGMMCVELARMIDPTITDQLEHVPAVAGLSDRSKADAMDDYLALADDAGYSEADLRAIGEAMDYAAHWLRYNSGENLINDVLNLDCDDPERHEELVEFLSTRAQRDVDEQLDDAEPHVEHEALDNGAHLYRLDVENHARRFTYPAPGKTTGELHDRKVTETGDPVITIGYGPDFAVLRSDGVRLDIPNMVTELQDEIPGAGVSGGGHLVVGSIKFVSGMREPVIDALIEKMENAELDEELRSTLLRDGGE, encoded by the coding sequence ATGACTCGTTCCGCTGCCGGCGATTCCGGCACCGACCCCGCCGACGGGGTCGTCTACGATTTAGCTGCCGACTGTACTCAGGAGGACATCGAAGAGGGCGCACGGTATCTCGCAACTGTCAACGGCGTCGTCAAGTACGGCGTGTTCGTCGACATCTCCGACCATGTCTCCGGACTCGTCCACGAATCGAATCTCGTCGGCGACTATGACGCCGGTGACGACCTCGTTGTCGACCTCGTCGAAATCCGAGAGAACGGCGATCTCGGCTTCGAAGAAGTCGATGTCGACATCGACGCCGTCGACGTTGAGGCGGTCGTCCACGGCGACGACGCCCGCGTTGAGGACCTCGATGAACACGTCGGCGACACCATCCACCTGGAAGGCGACGTGGTGCAAATCAAACAGACCGCCGGCCCGACGATATTCGCGGTTCGGGACGGCACCGGCGTCGTCCCCTGTGCTGCCTTCGAGGAAGCGGGCGTCCGCGCCTACCCAGACATCGAACTCGACGACACGGTTCGTATCACCGGCGACGTCGAGACGCGCGAGGGGTCAGTCCAAATCGAGACCGACAACCTCGTTCGCCTCCGCGGTGCGGCCGAAAACGAAGTTCGTGCACGCGTCGACGCGGCCCTCGAAGAACGGGCCGAACCCGCTGACGTCGAACCCCTCATCGAGTGGCCCGCCTTCGAGAAACTCCGTGAGGACCTCGCGGCCGTCGCCCGCCAACTCCGGTTGGCCGTCCTCGACTCCAGACCCATCCGACTCCGCCACCACGCCGACGGCGACGGGATGTGTGCCTCGGTCCCTGTCCAACTCGCCTTGGAGAACTTCATCGCCGAGGTTCACGAGGACGGCGACGCACCCCAGCACCTGTTCAAACGGCTCCCCTCGAAAGCACCGTACTACGAGATGGAGGACGTGACACGGGACCTCAACTTCGCGCTGGAAGACGAGGAGCGCCACGGCCAGCGGCTTCCGCTACTGTTCATGGTCGACAACGGCTCGACCGAGGAGGACACGCCCGCCTACCGCGCGCTGGCGCAGTACGACATCCCGATTCTCGTCGTCGACCACCACCACCCCGACCCCGACGCGGTCGGTCCGCTCCTCGAAGAGCACGTCAACCCCTACCTCCACGACGAGGACTACCGCATCACGACCGGGATGATGTGCGTTGAGTTGGCTCGGATGATTGACCCCACGATTACCGACCAACTCGAACACGTTCCGGCGGTCGCGGGGCTGTCGGACCGCTCGAAAGCCGACGCCATGGACGACTACCTCGCGTTGGCCGACGACGCCGGCTACTCCGAGGCTGACCTCCGGGCCATCGGCGAAGCGATGGATTACGCGGCTCACTGGCTCCGATACAACTCCGGGGAGAACCTCATCAACGACGTTCTCAACCTCGACTGTGACGACCCCGAACGCCACGAGGAACTCGTCGAGTTCCTCTCGACGCGTGCCCAGCGGGACGTCGACGAACAACTCGACGACGCCGAACCTCACGTCGAACACGAGGCACTCGACAACGGCGCCCACCTCTACCGACTCGACGTGGAGAACCACGCCCGCCGATTCACCTACCCCGCACCCGGGAAGACGACCGGCGAACTCCACGACCGGAAGGTCACCGAGACCGGCGATCCCGTCATCACAATCGGCTACGGGCCGGACTTCGCCGTCCTCCGCTCGGACGGCGTCCGACTCGACATCCCGAACATGGTGACCGAACTGCAGGACGAAATCCCGGGCGCGGGCGTCTCCGGCGGTGGACACCTCGTCGTCGGGTCCATCAAGTTCGTCTCCGGCATGCGTGAACCCGTCATCGACGCCCTCATCGAGAAGATGGAGAACGCCGAACTCGACGAGGAACTCCGGAGTACGCTCCTTCGGGACGGCGGCGAGTAA
- a CDS encoding KEOPS complex subunit Pcc1, with the protein MKRATIRTTHDHPELVAAALVPDNTDEMSTRVTDSVVETTIERDSTGGLRTTADDYVTNLTVAQQIIDTTTQS; encoded by the coding sequence ATGAAGCGAGCGACCATCCGGACGACCCACGACCACCCCGAGTTGGTGGCCGCGGCGCTCGTCCCGGACAACACAGACGAGATGTCGACCCGCGTGACCGACTCGGTGGTCGAGACGACCATCGAACGGGACTCGACGGGCGGCCTCCGAACGACGGCGGACGACTACGTGACGAACCTCACAGTAGCACAGCAGATAATCGACACGACAACCCAATCATGA
- a CDS encoding Mov34/MPN/PAD-1 family protein: MGLFGSMLKPKLFRSSEILGIAEDALQFALQASEDSHPNEYMGQLRGTDAGKLGLDRDGTVITDVLLAPGTKTNPVSAEFNPSYLPNDPNSVGSIHSHPNGVLRPSDADLATFSRGKIHIIVGAPYGRTDWRAFDRDGEPTTLDVLDVELPDDQFFDFTQEDIDRELR; this comes from the coding sequence ATGGGCCTGTTCGGGTCGATGTTGAAACCGAAACTGTTCCGGTCGAGTGAGATACTCGGCATCGCGGAGGACGCACTCCAGTTCGCCCTGCAGGCGTCCGAGGACTCCCACCCCAACGAGTACATGGGACAACTCCGCGGAACCGACGCGGGCAAACTCGGGTTGGACCGCGACGGGACCGTCATCACCGACGTACTGCTCGCTCCCGGGACGAAGACGAACCCCGTCAGCGCGGAGTTCAATCCATCCTATCTCCCCAACGACCCGAACAGCGTCGGTTCGATACACTCCCACCCCAACGGCGTGTTGCGGCCGAGCGACGCCGACCTCGCCACGTTCTCCCGCGGCAAGATACACATCATCGTCGGCGCCCCCTACGGCCGGACCGACTGGCGGGCCTTCGACCGCGACGGCGAGCCGACGACGCTGGACGTACTCGACGTCGAGTTGCCGGACGACCAGTTCTTCGACTTCACACAGGAAGACATAGACCGGGAGTTACGATGA